The genomic interval GGAAGTTTTGGGTTAACGTAGCTATCAGGAAGATGATTCCTGAGTTGAACCACTAATCTAAGAGGCACTTTTATTGGTCTACTTAGCTATTAGAGGTTCTTTTTAGCCGTCACCGTTTACGCACACTGCTTAAGAAAACCATCTTGGTTAAGCTGTTAAACGGTTGAAAACTTCTCCATCTGTGGTTAAACTACGCGAGTCTAGAGGCAAAGCTATCTCTGAAATCATCCCCCGATTTTGGGACAAAGGCAAAGGAAAGACGTGCAATTTTTGTCAGAAAAGCTACAATCAGGAGGGTCTTCAATAGATCCGATGTATAAGGCATGCAGTTTAGTCCTTTCTGCCTCGCGGTATGGCTTTGATGAAGAGGCAAATTGATCAATTAGTCAGTATGGTTGCGATCTTGGGATACTTGTTGAAGTTATTCTAAGAGGCATCTATATTTTATTTCTCTGTTGACTGATTCCATTTTTTAGTTAAGGAGCATGAGGAACGCGGCATGACCCAGGCCAACGACGTACTCGAAATCGACCTCTTAGGCAATACTTCCGACGACCTACCTGAAAGTGAGTTGGGGTTCTTCATTGATGAAGATGATCGAGACGATTCTCTAGATGCTTCTGTAGATGAGGATGGTAAACCTGGTAAGGCCAGGTCTACTCGACGCCGGACTCAGGCAAAGAAGAAGCACTACACCGAAGACTCTATTCGGTTATATTTGCAGGAAATTGGTCGGATTCGATTACTGCGAGCCGATGAAGAAATTGAATTGGCTCGTAAGATTGCTGACCTGCTTGAGCTTGAGCGTGTTCGAGATCGCCTCTGCGATCGCATGTCATCCAATCCTCAAGATATCGAGAGAGATTTGGAGCTATGGGCGAACGAGGTTGACCAACCTCTACCGAAGTTTCGCCGTCGGCTGCATGAAGGGCGTCGAGCGAAAGAGAAGATGGTGCAATCCAACCTGAGGTTGGTGGTGTCTATCGCCAAGAAGTATATGAATCGGGGATTGTCTTTCCAAGACCTGATTCAAGAAGGTAGTCTGGGCTTGATTCGTGCCGCTGAGAAATTTGATCACGAAAAAGGATACAAGTTCTCTACCTATGCCAACTTGGTGGATTCGGCAGGCAATTACACGGGCGATCGCAGATCAATCCCGTACCATCCGCCTTCCCGTTCACCTCTATGAAACGATTTCTCGGATTAAGAAAACCACCAAGCTACTCTCGCAGGAGATGGGACGCAAACCCACTGAAGAAGAGATTGCGACCCGAATGGAAATGACCATCGAGAAGCTCCGGTTTATTGCGAAGTCTGCCCAATTACCGATCTCTTTAGAAACTCCCATCGGGAAGGAAGAAGATTCTCGCCTGGGTGATTTCATCGAATCCGATGGAGAAACCCCTGAAGATCAGGTTTCTAAGAATCTATTACGGGAAGATCTGGAGAATGTCCTTGACACCCTTAGCCCCCGTGAACGCGATGTTTTGAGGCTGCGTTATGGGTTGGATGATGGGCGGATGAAGACGTTGGAAGAGATCGGTCAACTCTTCAACGTCACCCGTGAGCGTATTCGCCAGATTGAAGCGAAAGCACTGCGTAAGTTGCGTCACCCTAACCGTAACAGCGTGCTTAAGGAGTACATTCGCTAGAGCCTGAATAGTTTGGTCTTTGTAAGCTCAACAGTTTCAATACTGTTGAGCTTTTTAATGTTGAGCTTTTAATGAATAAATTGAGTTAAAAAAACGAGCCTGGATAGCTAAACCAGACTCGCCTATCATTGAAATTCTCTATCAACGATTAGTTAACGAATTAGTTCACAAGACCCCGGAAGATGGAATCTACAACGTTGAAGTTTGCCAACAGGAGGTAGGCAGTGAAAGCGCCCCCGGTAGCACCAACAAAAAATCCACCCGCGAATTGGCTCCAGCCTTCTGCTGATTGCAACGATTTGCTAAAGCGGGTTGGCTTTAGGCTGGTAGACTGGGCAGCGTCGGCTTCAACAGCTTCTTCATCTTTAAATGTTGCCAGCCCATAGGCAGACAAACACGCGGTTGCAATCAGGATAAGAGCGATACCTGAGATGAGTCCACCGAGGGCAGAAACATCTGAGTCACGTAGAGGACCGAGTTTAACCCAGGGTCCGATCAAGAAGTAGCCGTGTGCCAAACCTACCTCTAAGCCACGCAAAATGGGAGAAAGCCCCTTGCGATAGGCGGGCAAGTTACCAATAAAGGTTCTGGTGAATGCTGAGTCACTAATTGGGGTTGAAAGGTGCCCAATGAAAGGATCGTCAAAGTAGGGTTTAATAAGCTCCGCATTTCTCGGATCTGCCATATTGTATCTTCTCTCCTCGTCGTTAAAATCCAGAAGAATGTGAGTAGATGGGCATCCCTAAACCAGCTAAAGTCATGGCTAATAACTTCGGCTAAATGAGGTGTTGATATAAAACCCCTCAGTTTAATCGTGCCATTCTACTTAAGTTCATATTCTATGCAGGTAGGGCATCTCACAAGTGTAAATGAAGCGAGAGATTTAGAAAAGTTAATTAAATAGGTGTCAGGTGTTAGGGGTCAGGGTATGGTCCACAATTTGTTGGCGGAGTTCGTCTGGTTTGGTTAAGAGGTCAGATTGGGCGATCGATTCCTGTTCGCCTGTCCCTAACCATTTCAGTTGCACCGTTTGGGTTTCTGCCTCGGTATCTCCCAGGATCAGGCAGGCAACGGCACCACTGCGATCGGCACGTTTGAACTGTTTTCCGAAGGCACTGCTGCTTAAGTCTAGCTCTACGGTGAATCCTTTTTGACGGAGAGCCTGTGCCAGCACAAGCGCCTGAGATTCGGCTGCCTCTCCCTTTGAAACCAAGTAAAAATCGGTTTTTGAACCAACAACAGCCTGTTGCTGTTGCAACAGAATAATCAGGCGTTCTAACCCGATCGCCCAGCCAACCGCTGGTGTCTCTGGTCCTCCTAACTCTGACACCAGACCATCGTAGCGACCACCTGCACAAACTGTTGCCTGTGCCCCCAAATCTGTGGATTGAATTTCAAAAACGGTATGGGTGTAGTAGTCAAGCCCCCGCACCAGCCGAGGATTAATTTCGAAGCGAATTCCTAGCTGGGTCAGCAGCTCCTGAACCTGATCAAACCGCTGCTTCGAATTGGGATTCAGGTGTTCTAGAATACTGGGAGCGTTTTGCAGAATGGCTTGAGTCCGCCCATCTTTGCTGTCTAGAATTCTTAGAGGGTTGCGGGTGAGCCGATCTTGAGAGTCAATGTCCAGATCCCCCTTGTATGGAGTGAGATAGGCTACGAGGGCTTCCCGGTAGCGTTGGCGATCGTCGGGATTGCCAATTGAATTAAGGTTAAGGGACAGATCTTTGAGACCCAGGGTTTGCAGGACATCTGTGGCGATCGCGATGACTTCCGCGTCCGCTCTAGGAGAGGGGCTGCCCAACACTTCTACCCCAATCTGGTGAAACTGTCTCTGCCGCCCTGCCTGGGGGCGCTCGTAGCGAAACATGGGTCCACAATACCAGAGGCGCTGTACACCGCCCTGGGCGGCAAAACCATGTTCGATGTATGCCCGTACTGCTCCTGCGGTTCCTTCTGGTCGCAGGGTGAGGGAGCGTTCCCCCCGATCCTTGAAGGTATACATCTCTTTGCCAACCACGTCGGTAGCTTCGCCAATGCCCCGTTCAAACAGGTCGGTTTGCTCAAAGATGGGAGTGCGGATTTCCTGGTAAGCAGCTCTGCTTAAAATGCCACGGGCATTGGATTCTACCCACTGCCAGTAGCCGATTTCAGCAGGTAGAATATCTCGTGTTCCTCGTAACGCCTGAATTAAACCCATTAGTTTAAGTGAACCTGTATTTCCTACTACAAAAGATAAGCAATGCTTTTCGGTAGGGTCAGGTTCCACCTTCAACCAGGTTAGATTCAACCGTGTCAGATTCAACCACTTCCCAGGCACCGTAGCGATCGCTATAGTACGCCAAAATCTGCTCTACCCGCTTACGACAGGTAGAATCTAGATCATCTGGGTGTTGAACCCAAAGACTATCAACCTGACTAAGACGGTAGTCAAACTGCTGAGATTGTTGGGAAACCAGTTCAGTTTTAACCCTATCTACCTGCTCCAGATGTGCGGCAACCTCCCGATAGACCGCCAGGGGTAATTCAGGGTAACGAATTCGGTATCTCATTTACGAACTCGCTTCATTGCGAACGTTGGGCAGCGGGCAACAGTTGACATCATCAATACAGACTTTGCCCCATTGCAGTGCCCACCGCACCAGTGCAACCCGATTGTCCGTTTCAGTTTTGGTCAAGATGTTACTGATGTGGTTATCCACTGTGCGCTTGCTGATTTCTAATTTTTCAGCAATTTCCTGGTTCGTTAAGCCAGCGGCTACCAGTTCAATAACTTGCAGTTCTCGCTCAGAAAGAGGACCCTGCGCCTGAAAATCGCCACCAGCCATACTTGCTCACCGTTTCTATAATCTACTGTGTATATCTACTCACTCAACTCCCATTCTAGGGGTAACTTGGCAAAAATACTTATTTTCAAAGAATTGAATGAGACGATTTTTGGAATTTAGGTGGTAGGTGGTAGGTGGTAGGTGGTAGAAGAGTTTTGAGTTGTGCGTCTGGCTCCTTGACTTCTATCGATAAAGGAATACAACTTATGACAGTTTCCGAAAAACCTGTTAGTCCCTGGTCTTACAAGCCGTGGTGGTGTCAGCCCTGGTCGATCGCCTTGACTGGGATTGTTCTGATTGTCGGTAGTTGGTGGTTACTCAAAACGGTGTGGGTAACCGTTCTGGTGGCAATTCCGGTATTGACGTGGATGGGATTTTTTTTACTGCTTTGGCCCCGGTTAATGATGCAGAGTGGGTTGCTAGATGGTTTCAATGAGTGGGAATCAGGAATTGTGAATCAGGAACCAGAAGTGAGGAGCCAGGAGTCAGAAGGAGGTAACGATTCTAAATTTTGACTTCTGACTTCTCAATTCTGTTGTCTAGATAGGAGATAGGGAGGGAATGCGAGATCGGGCGATCGCAGGAGCTAAACACAATCCTGTTGCCAGACTTTGATGTGCAAGGACATCGGGGAGCGCGGGGTTTGCGTCCAGAGAATACGCTGGCTGCGTTTAAGTATGCGATCGGGTTGGGGGTCACGACCCTGGAATTGGATACGGGGATCTCGGCGGATGGTGTACTGGTTGTCTGTCATGATCCAGTCATTAATCCCTTGCTGTGTCTCAGTGGCAGGGGCGAGCGCTTACCGGATAAGGCTCAATACAGGCTGAAAGACTTGACTGTGGCAGAAATCCAATCCTTTGACTGCGGTAGCTTGAATCCAGACCCAATCCGCTTTCCCGCACAGATGTCCGTTCCAGGTGCCCGTATTCCTACTTTGCAACAGGTGTTTGACCTGGGTGAAGCCCAAAACCCCCTGATTCGCTACAACATCGAGAGTAAGATAAACCCTCTACGCCCCTGGGAAACTGCGAGTCCAGAAATGTTTGCGGAGAAGTTGGTCGGGCTGATTGAGCAGAATCATTTAACATCACGAGCGACCATTCAATCCTTTGATTGGCGCGTGTTAAAGCAAGTCAAACGGTTGAATTCTGACATTCAGACCTCTGCCCTGGTGCTGCATAGCCAAACGTCGAGTACATTAGAGGGATTTGTAGGGGCATCCCCATTTCTGGCGGGATTGGATTTTAGCGATCATCAAGGCAAATATGATGGCGTTATTACAGTCAACCGGTTTCATTGATGTGTACTCTCCTAACTTCGAGAGCTTGCTGCCGGAGTCTCAGATGTTCCTGCAATCGGTTCAGGATTTGAAACAGGCAGGGTTTACGATCGTCCCCTGGACGGTTAATGACGAGGCAGCCATGCGACAGTTAATCATTCTGGGAGTGGATGGTTTAATTACAGACTTTCCCGACAGATTGCTGAACCTGCTGCAATTCCTGGGATTAACATAGAGAGAAGATTTCGAATCTCCATGCATAACGACCCAGTTACGATATACTGCCCCAATCCCCTGTGTCAGGCTCCGAATCCAGAGAGCCACAGGTTTTGCTACCAGTGTCGCACCCCCCTCCCCAAACGATATCTGTGGGTGGCGGGGAAGGTGGAATCCCTACGTCCGGGTGAGTTGTTGGCGGATCGATATTGGGTCAAGCGCGATCGCATTGTATTAGATACAAAACCAGGGTTGCTGCCAGATTCCCCGGACGAAATTTCAGAGACGATTGAAGCTTATCTCAGGCTCTCGCCCTATCAACCGCACGTCCCCCAGATATATGGGTCGATCCGCTTGCGTCAGGGGATCTCGGCGGTAGATGTTTTGTTGTTAGAACAGGCTCCCATTTACCCAGAGGGCATTGTACCCAGCCCATCGTCAGATTCGTTGGAAGGGCAGTTAATGCCAGAACTGGCATCCGTCTGGAAAGGGAGTAGTGCGCTACGACAGCTACACTGGCTGTGGCAAATTGCCCAACTTTGGCAACCGCTCAGTATTCAGAACGTTGCTTCAACGGTGTTACGTCCAGAATTGCTGCGCACAGAAGGGGGAACCCTTCGGTTGCTGGAGTTGCGGACAGATGGCAAAAAGAATCCATCCCTGGCGGACCTGGCAGAGGTGTGGCAACACTGGCGATCAGCAGCACAACCATTAATTGCGGATTTTTTGGCAAAACTGGTGCAGCAGATGCAACAGGGGCAAATTAAAAGCGCTGAACAGGTCGTTGCCGTTTTGGATCAAGCTCTCGCCGTTTGCGGTCAGACTCAATCTCGCCAGATTCAAATTGTGACTCAGACCGATCAGGGTCCCAGTCGTCAGCGCAATGAAGATGCTTGCTACCCCCCAAGCGGATCGGTTTTAGCGATCGCCAATCCGGGTAGGGGCGGAACTGGTTCGGCAACAGGCACAGCGGGTAGTTTTTCAGCATCTCCTATAGCGGCACCACTAGTAGTGGTCTGTGATGGGATTGGAGGGCACGAGGGAGGAGATGTTGCCTCTAGTTCGGCGATCGCGGTGATTCAGCAAAAACTGCAACGAATTTCCTTGCCCACGACCCATCCCGACGTGCTTGTGGCTCAGTTAGAACAGGCAGTGTTGGCTGCGAACGATGTAATTAGCCAGCGGAATGATAGCGAGTCCCGCCAGGAACGGCAACGGATGGGTACCACGCTTGTGATGGCGCTGATTCATGGGCACGAGCTTTACCTGGCGCATGTGGGAGATAGCCGCGCCTACCAGATTACTCGCACCGGATGTCATCAGGTAACGATGGATGATGATCTGGCATCCAGGGAAACACGGTTAGGGTATTCCCTTTACCGGGAGGCGCTCCAACAGCAGGGTTCTGGCTCCCTAGTGCAGGCGTTGGGCATGGGACCGTCAAACCTGTTGCATCCAACCGTACAGCGGTTTGTTTTGGATGAGGATTGCTTGTTTTTATTGTGTTCGGATGGGTTGAGTGATAACGATCGGGTTGAGGAGTACTGGCAAACCGAGTTGCTCCCCGTTGTGGAAGGCAAGGTTGATGTTGCGGTTGCTGCCCAGCGATTAGTCGTCATTGCAAATAGCCAGAACGGGCATGATAACGTCACGGTCGGGTTAATTTATTGTCGAGTCAGTCCGGGCGATCGCTCACTTAGGTCTGCCCCACTGGACGTATCCCTGGCAACCCCACCCCCTCTTGCTAATAGGGTGATGGGCACCGATCCTGAAGAGGACTCCTCCTATGTTGCTCCTCCAACATTCAGAACTCAAATTGTTAAGCAGAGAGACACTTCCAATCCATTCTTCAAAACTTTGGGAATCGGGACTGTTTTAGTGATGGCAGGTGTGTTGGCTTACTTTTTAGCCCTCAGACTACGCCCTGAAAGTACTGCTCCCACAGCGCTACAATCCCCCTCTCCGGAGCCGAGTGCCTCAGTTCCGACTCCCCCTAGCCCCCCCGTTGCCAGTTCCCAATCTTTGTTGACCGTTGGAACATTGGTTCAGGTCAACCGTTCAACACCGCCAGGAGATCCCCAGGCAAACTCGATCGCCCTTCTGACTGAACCCACTGGGGCAACCGCTTCACCAGGAACAGCGATCGCAGACGTAATTCCGGTGGGTACTACTTTACAGGTAATTAGAAAGCAAGAACTCCCAACCAGAGGCACCTGGCTTCAGCTTAAAGTTTGCTCCGCTCCAGGGCAAAAAGCTGCCATCACACAAACGGTGCAACCAGGGCAAATTGGTTGGGTTGAAGAAGCGGCGATCGCCCCCCTGGTTGTTCAAGAAACTGCCCTCACCCCCGGCCAATTAGGTAGCTGTGGCAACACCCCATCATCATCAGAAGAGAGAATCGAACCGAGATGATGGGGAATGGGAAATGGGACGAAGAGATGAAAAAGCTAACCTCGATACTCCTCGTCCTGCGTTTCCTGATCTTCCTCTGATTTGCTCAGACCTTCCTTAAAGCCACGCAGTGTTTTTCCTAGTGTGCCACCCAATTCTGGAATTTTCTTGGGTCCAAAAATGACGATCGCCACAATCACAATAATTGCCACTTCGGGCCAACCTAAACCAAACATACCCACCTCCTGTGATCTGTCTTCAATCACTATAGGACTTACGCATCGTGTTTACAGATTACTGGGAAGCAGGAATCGGGAATTGGGAAGCGCGCGTGGGTAATTGGGAATTGGCGTACAGATCAATGCCGTCATTCTGGTTCGGAAGAGGTGAAAAAGAACCCAGTTTCAGTGCAAACCGCTTCCAGGGGCTGATCCCAGGGGTCGCTTGGGAGGGAGGGGAGGCGGGCAAAGTCAAATACGATCCCGACCGTTGGTTTATTTTCCCACTCCAATGAACTGAACAGGCGATCGTAAAACCCACCCCCATAACCCAGGCGGTAGCCTCGTAGGTCGCAGGCGATCGCGGGCACCAGAATCAAGTCCACCTGATCTGGCTCCAGCATCGGAGCATCCGGGTGCGGTTCCAAAATTCCGTAAGCACCGGGCTGAAGGGGAAGGGAGTATTGGGATGACCAGACATGCCAAATCAGGGACTTGCCAACGCAGCGCGGAAAGCCCCAGGTTTTGGGGAGGGCAAACAGGGAATCTAGATTGGGTTCCTGTCGGATGCTGAAGTAGGCAAGAATTGTTTTCGCTTCGGCAAATCGGGAGGCCGTTTGTAGATGGCTACAGAGCTGAAGGCTTTTTTCCCTCCAGGTTTCGATCGGTAGGGATTGGCGGGTTTTAAGGAGGGTCTTCCGTAGCTCTGCTTTGCCCATCATGGAGTGAAGTGTCCAGGCTCTGTTTTAGAACTGTCAAATTTGAATTCAACGAGTGCTGAGTGCCAGGAGTGAGTATTCCCCTTTTCTCAGCACTCAGTCCTCAGTCCTCAGCACCCTTAAACAACACCTTAGGACATGGAACTTCCCACGCTCTGGCGAATGGTGGCATGGTCATTAACTGTCTGGACAACGTGCCCATTCAAGGGGATCAATCCCAGGGCTTTCAGGTCGGCTTCTACCATCAAGTGAACCAATTGGTCGAAGGTGACGGAGGGTTGCCAACCCAACTTCTCCTGTGCTTTGGTGGGGTCACCGATGAGTAATTCCACCTCGGCAGGACGCAGGTAGCGTTCGTCAAATTCCACATAGTCCTGCCAATTGAGATTAACGTAACCAAAGGCAATATCCAGAAATTCTCGCACCGAATGGGTTTCGCCCGTGGCAACCACGTAGTCATCGGGTGCTTCCTGTTGCAGCATCAGCCACATCGCCTTGACATAATCCTTGGCGTAACCCCAATCCCGCTTGGCATCCAGGTTTCCCATGAACAGTTTCTTTTGCCGTCCGGCAACGATGCGAGCGATCGCCCGTGTGATCTTGCGGGTAACAAAGGTTTCGCCCCGACGGGGAGACTCGTGGTTAAACAAAATGCCATTACAGGCAAACAGATCATAGGACTCCCGATAATTCACGGTTTGCCAATGGGCGTAGACCTTGGCACAGGCATAGGGACTGCGGGGATATAAGGGCGTTGTCTCCTTTTGGGGAATTTCCTGCACCTTCCCAAACATTTCCGATGAGCCTGCCTGGTAGAAGCGAACCTGAATTCCCGTGCGTTGCTGGTAGTCGCGAATGGCTTCTAGCAGGCGAAGCGTGCCCATCCCCACAGAATCAACAGTATATTCTGGGGAATCAAAGCTGACGCGAACATGGGATTGGGCACCCAGGTTATAAATCTCGATCGGCTGGATTTCCTCCAGAATGCGGCGAAGCGTGGTGCCATCGGTCAGGTCACCATAGTGCAGAAACAGCCGAGCATCTTGATTGTGGGGATCTTCGTAGATGTGATCGATGCGATCGGTATTAAAGGTAGAGGTGCGCCGGATAATTCCATGCACCTCGTAGCCTTTCTCCAACAGAAATTCGCTCAGATACGATCCATCTTGACCTGTGATTCCGGTAATCAGTGCTCGTTTGTGTTGTGTCATGCTTAACCTTTCCTGACGGTGACGTTGAACCAGACCTGAGAGTAATTGTTACCTGCGTTGATCCAGAGTGTGTAGATCAGGGTCTTATGTCCCAAGAACTCTTCTTAATGTTCCCCAATTAATCTGCACAGGCTGATCCTGGAATTAGATTGAATCAGAAATGGCAGAAACGCTGGCAGTTTGTTGATTGACCACTGAAATGGGGGTGGGTGAGTTTTGAATCATAAATTGCATGATTGGTTGTCGGGAGTTGGTTATTGGTTATTGGTTATTGGTCATCGGTCACTACCCGCCTAATTCCTAATCCCTCTAATTCCTAATCCCTAATTCCTAATCCCTAATTCCTAATTCCTAATCCCTAATTCCTAATCCCTAATTCCTAATCCCTACTGTAGCCATACCCTCCCCCTCCGGGAGTTTCAATTACAAACGTATCTCCAGGCTGAACAGCAATTTCGGCTTTACTGCTTAACGGTTCAATCGTCCCATCTGCCCGCTCAACCCAGTTACGGCCCACGGTTCCCGGCGCACCTCCATGCAGACCAAAGGGGGGAACGACTCGATGCCCAGAGAGAATGGCGGCTGTCATCGCTTCCCGAAACTGGATGCGGCGAATGACGCCGTTGCCACCCCGGTATAATCCCTGTCCCCCACTATGGGGGCGGATCGCAAAGGTTTCGAGCAAAACGGGAAAGCGCCACTCTAACACCTCTGGATCGGTGAGGCGGGAGTTGGTCATGTGGGTCTGCACCGCATCCGTGCCATCAAAACTGGAACCTGCACCAGAACCACCACAAATGGTCTCGTAGTACTGATAGCGCTGATTGCCAAAGGTGAAATTATTCATCGTCCCTTGGGAGGCTGCCAGTACACCCAATGCTCCATAGAGCGCATCGGTGACCGTTTGAGAGGTTTCCACATTGCCAGCCACGATCGCCGCTGGATAGTTCGGATTCAGCATACACCCCTCTGGAATAATGATTTCCAATGGTTTGAGGCAACCCGCGTTGAGCGGAATCTCATCCTCGACCAGACTACGAAAAACGTAAAGAACTGCTGCTTTGCAGACTGCGACTGGTGCGTTGAAATTGGTTGGTTGCTGGGGTGATGTGCCAGTAAAGTCAATTTTGGCACTACGCTGTTTGTGATCGATCGTGACTGTCACCACAATCTGACTCCCATCATCCATTGCGTAGGTGAAGTGACCATCCTGCAACACATCAATGACGCGGCGCACCGATGCTTCCGCATTGTCCTGGACATGCTGCATATACGCCTGCACCCCATCTAAGCCAAAATGCTGCACCATTTTGTGAATTTCCTGTACCCCCTTTTCATTGGCAGCAATCTGAGCTTCCAAATCCGCCAGGTTTTGCTCCGGGTTTCGCACCGGGTACTCGCCCGTAGTCAACAATTCAAGTAATTCCTGCTCCCGCAGATGCCCCTGGCTCACCAGTTGAAAATTGTCGATCAGTACGCCTTCCTGGGCGATCGTCGTACTGTTGGGGGGCATTGAACCAGGTGTAATGCCACCAATATCCGCATGATGACCACGAGACGCAACGTAGAAAAGGGGGGTGGGGGGTGGGGGGTGGGGGGTGGGGGAGGAGTTTTGAGTTTTGAGTTTTAAGTTTTGAGTTTTGAGTGAGTGCTGAGTGCTAATTGAATTTTGAATTTTGAATTTTGAATTTTGAATTGAAGTCTCCGCGTCTCTGTGTCTCCGCGTCCCCGCGTCTTCCTCATCTCCCTCACCTCCTGGCTCCTGGCTCCTGACTCCTGACCCCTGATTCCCTACTCCCCACTCCCCACTCCCCACTCCCCCTTCAAAGACTGGAGTCACCACCGTCACATCTGGCAGGTGCGTCCCCCCGTTGTAGGGATTGTTGAGAACGTAGACATCACCCGGTTTAAGGGTGTTACCACGAGCTGCAATCAGGGTTTGAACACTTTCGCTCATGGAACCTAAGTGAACCGGGATGTGGGGAGCGTTGGCAACAAGTTGCCCATCCTGGTCAAAGATGGCACAGGAGAAATCTAACCGTTCCTTGATATTGACCGAGTAGCTGGTGTTCTGAAGTGTAAAACCCATTTGCTCAGCGATCGCCATGAACAGGTGGTTGAAGATTTCCAGCAAAACTGGGTCGGGGGGTGTGGGGAAAGAGTTTTGAGTTTTAAGTTTTGAGTTTTGAGTTTTAAGTTTTGAAGGCGAGGTGTCGAGTTCTGAAGGCGAGGTGTCGGGTTCTGAAGGCGAGGTGTCGGGTTCAAAGGTCGGAGTTCCGTGCTTTGAGGTCAAAGTTTCAGGTTCTGAAGCTGAAGTTCCGTGCTTTGAGGTTGGAGTTCCGAGTTCGGAGGTTGAAGTTCCGTGCTTTGAGGTCGGAGTTCCGAGTTTAGAGGTCAATGTTCCATGC from Kovacikia minuta CCNUW1 carries:
- a CDS encoding 5-formyltetrahydrofolate cyclo-ligase, with the protein product MMGKAELRKTLLKTRQSLPIETWREKSLQLCSHLQTASRFAEAKTILAYFSIRQEPNLDSLFALPKTWGFPRCVGKSLIWHVWSSQYSLPLQPGAYGILEPHPDAPMLEPDQVDLILVPAIACDLRGYRLGYGGGFYDRLFSSLEWENKPTVGIVFDFARLPSLPSDPWDQPLEAVCTETGFFFTSSEPE
- the gmd gene encoding GDP-mannose 4,6-dehydratase, which encodes MTQHKRALITGITGQDGSYLSEFLLEKGYEVHGIIRRTSTFNTDRIDHIYEDPHNQDARLFLHYGDLTDGTTLRRILEEIQPIEIYNLGAQSHVRVSFDSPEYTVDSVGMGTLRLLEAIRDYQQRTGIQVRFYQAGSSEMFGKVQEIPQKETTPLYPRSPYACAKVYAHWQTVNYRESYDLFACNGILFNHESPRRGETFVTRKITRAIARIVAGRQKKLFMGNLDAKRDWGYAKDYVKAMWLMLQQEAPDDYVVATGETHSVREFLDIAFGYVNLNWQDYVEFDERYLRPAEVELLIGDPTKAQEKLGWQPSVTFDQLVHLMVEADLKALGLIPLNGHVVQTVNDHATIRQSVGSSMS